The nucleotide sequence CCGGTCTGGGCATCCTGCTGGCCTACACGGTCTTCGGCCGCGGCGCCGCGCGCGCCTCGGCCCCCGGCGCGGCCCTGATCCACTTCGTGGGCGGCATCCACGAGATCTACTTCCCGTACGTGCTGATGAAGCCGGCGCTGATCCTGGCGGCGATCGCGGGAGGCATGACGGGCATCTTCACGCTGACCCTCTTCGACGCGGGCCTGCGCGCCCCGGCCGCCCCGGGCTCGATCATCGCGATCTTCGCCCAGGCCACCACCGACAGCTACGTGGGCGTGGCCCTCGCGGTGACGGCCGCGACCGCCGTGTCCTTCTTCGTGGCCTCGATCATCCTCAAGGCCTCCAAGGACAAGGGCGAGGGAGACCTCACCGAGGCCACCTCCCGGATGGAGGGGATGAAGGGCAAGAAGAGCTCCGTGTCCTCCGCGATCGTCGGCACCAGCGGCGGCGCGGACACCGGCGGGACCCCCGCCCGTGAGCTGGCCGACGGCGGACCGGTGCAGCGCATCGTGTTCGCGTGCGACGCCGGCATGGGCTCCTCCGCGATGGGCGCCTCCGTGCTGCGGAACAAGGTCAAGGCGGCCGGGTTCGCCGACGTCAAGGTCACCAACGCGGCGATCGCCAACCTCACCGACGACTTCGACATCGTGGTCACCCACCAGGACCTGGCCACCCGCGCCCGGCCGAAGGTGCCCAGCGCCGCGGTGGTGACCGTCGACAACTTCATGGGCAGCCCCCGCTACGACGAGATCGTCGAGGCCGTGCAGCAGCGCAACGGCGCCGCCGTCCCGGCGGGCGGCGGCGCGGCGGCGGCCACGGCCGGCGGCGGGGGAGCGGCCTCCGGCGGCGACACCGTGGCCGCGGACCCGGGCGAGGGCGCCGGGACGTCCGGGGACGCCACCATCCTCACCAGGGACCGGATCGTCATGGACGGCGGCGCGCGCAACGCCGCGCAGGCCATCGACGAGGCCGGCGGCCTGCTGGTGGCGGCCGGTGCCGTGACCGACGCGTACGTGGCCTCCATGCACGAGCGCGAGGAGTCGGTGTCCACCTTCATGGGCAACGGCCTGGCCATCCCGCACGGCACCAACCAGGCCAAGGACAGCATCCGCTCCTCGGCCCTGTCGGTCGTGCGCTACCCCGAGGGCCTGGACTGGAACGGCAAGCCCGTCACCTGGGTGATCGGCATCGCCGGCAAGGACAACGAGCACCTCGCGATCCTCTCCCGGGTCGCGAAGATCTTCGGCAACAAGGAGAAGGTGCGCCAGCTGGACGAGGCGAGGACCGCCGACGAAGTGCTCGACCTGCTGGGGAAGGTGAACGACTGATGAAGTGCGTCCACTTCGGGGCGGGCAACATCGGCCGCGGCTTCGTCGGCCTGCTCATGCACCGCTCGGGCTACGAGGTCGTGTTCGCCGACGTGGCGGCCCCGCTGATCGACGCGCTGGCGTCGACCCCCAGCTACACCGTGCACGAGGTCGGCGCCGGCTCCCGCGACACGGTCGTCGAGGGGTACCGGGCGCTCAACTCGGCGGACGCCCCGGAGTCCGTGGTCGCCGAGATCGCCACGGCGGACGTGGTCACCACGGCCGTGGGCGCGCACATCCTCAAGTTCGTGGCGCCGCTCGTGGCGCGCGGCATCGCCGCGCGCCCGGACGGCGCATCCCCCGTGGCGGTCATGGCGTGCGAGAACGCCCTGTCCGCCACGGACCTGCTCGCCGAGGCCGTCCGCGCCGAGTACGGCGGCGAGGACCTCGACCGCCGGGCGGTGTTCGCCAACACCGCCGTCGACCGGATCGTGCCCCAGCAGGACGGCGGCGGGCTCGACGTGGTCGTGGAGCAGTTCCACGAGTGGGTCATCGACCGCACCCCGTTCGCGGGGGGCGAGCCGGCCATCGAGGGGGCGACCTACGTCGACGACCTCGTGCCCTACATCGAGCGCAAGCTGTTCACGGTCAACACCGGCCACGCCGCGTGCGCGTACTTCGGCTACCGGGCCGGCCGGCACCGCATCGCGGAGGCGATCGCCGACCCCGGGATCCGGGAGCGGGTCGCGGCAGCGCTCGCGGAGACGCAGGCGCTGCTCGTGGCGAAGCACGGGTTCGACGAGCAGGAGCACGGACGCTACGTCGCGAAGATCCTCGACCGCTTCGCCAACGAGCACCTCCCCGACACCGTGGAGCGCGTGGGCCGCGCCCCGCTGCGCAAGCTCGGCCGGCACGAGCGGTTCGTGGGCCCGGCGGCCGAGCTGGCCGAACGGGGCCTGGGCACCGACGGGCTGCAGGCGGCCGTGGGGGCCGCCCTGCGCTTCGACCCGGCCGACGACCCGGAGGCCGTCCGGCTGGGCGAGCTCCTCGACACGCTGGAGCCGGCCGACGCCGTCCGGGAGATCACGGGGCTGGACGCCGGGCACCCGCTCTTCCCGCCGCTCGAGGCGCTGGTGGCCGACGCCGTCCGGGAGCGCCGGGGCTGACCGGACCCCACGGAAGGGCCCACAGGCGGGACGGGCCGTGTCCCCAGAAGAGGCGAGAACACGGCCCGGCCCGCCGGGTCCGGTGCGCCCGGCCGGGCGAGATCCATGCGGTACTGTGAAGCGCATGTGTGGAATTGTTGGATATGTGGGCCCCTCCTCCCAGCGCTCGGACGTGCCCGGCTCCGGGCACGACGCCCTGGACGTCCTCGTCGAGGGCCTCCGGCGCCTCGAGTACCGCGGCTACGACTCCGCGGGCGTGGCCGTCGTCGCGGACGGCACCGTCGGCTTCCGCAAGAAGGCCGGCAAGCTGCTCAACCTCGAGCAGGAGCTGCGCGACAGCCCGCTGCCCCGCTCCACCACCGGCATCGGACACACCCGCTGGGCCACCCACGGCGGACCGTCGGACGTCAACGCCCACCCGCACGTCGTCGACGGCGGCCGGCTCGCCGTGATCCACAACGGCATCATCGAGAACTTCGCCGAGCTCAAGCGCGAGCTGATCGAGAAGGGCCACGAGTTCCGCTCGGAGACCGACACCGAGGTCGCCGCCGTGCTCCTGGCCGACACCTACAACGACCTCGGCGACCAGGACCTGACCGCGGCCATGCAGGTCGCGTGCCGCCGGCTCGAGGGCGCGTTCACGCTCCTCGCCGTGCACGTGGACCACCCCGGCCGCGTGGTCGCCGCCCGCCGCAACTCGCCGCTGGTGCTCGGGCTGGGCGAGGGCGAGAACTTCCTCGGCTCCGACGTCTCCGGGTTCATCGACTACACCCGCAGCGCCGTGGAGCTGGGACAGGACCAGGTCGTGTCCATCACGGCCGACGACTACGAGATCACCGACTTCCACGGCAACCACGCGGACGGCAAGCCCTTCCAGGTGCTGTGGGACGCGGCCGCCGCCGAGAAGGGCGGCTTCCCGTCCTTCATGGAGAAGGAGATCAACGAGCAGCCCGCCGCCGTGGAGCAGACCCTCATGGGCCGCACCGACCCGGACGGCAACCTGGTCCTCGACGAGCTCAGGATCGACGAGGCGGTGCTCCGCGCCGTGGACAAGATCGTCGTCGTGGCCTGCGGCACCGCCGCCTACGCGGGGCAGGTCGCCCGGTACGCGATCGAGCACTGGTGCCGGATCCCCACCGAGGTCGAGCTCGCCCACGAGTTCCGCTACCGGGACCCGATCGTCAACGAGCGGACCCTGGTGGTCGCCCTGTCCCAGTCCGGCGAGACCATGGACACCCTCATGGCGGTCCGGCACGCCCAGGAGCAGGGGGCCAAGGTCGTGGCGATCTGCAACACCAACGGCTCCACGATCCCGCGCGAGGCCGACGCCGCGCTCTACACGCACGCCGGACCCGAGATCGCCGTCGCCTCGACCAAGGCGTTCCTGGCCCAGATCACCGCCGCCTACCTCCTGGGCCTCTACCTGGCCCAGCTGCGCGGCAACAAGTACAAGGACGAGATCGGGGAGATCCTCGCCGAGCTGGAGGCCATGCCGGCCAAGATCCAGCAGGTCATCGACGCGCAGGCCGCGGTCAAGGATCTCGCGCAGTCCATGAAGGACGCCTCGTCCGTGCTCTTCCTGGGCCGCCACGTCGGCTTCCCGGTGGCCCTCGAGGGCGCGCTCAAGCTCAAGGAGATCGCCTACATCCACGCCGAGGGCTTCGCCGCCGGCGAGCTCAAGCACGGGCCGATCGCCCTCATCGAGGAGGGCCAGCCGGTGTTCGTCATCGTCCCCTCCCCGCGCGGACGGGACTCGCTGCACGCGAAGGTGGTCTCCAACATCCAGGAGATCCGTGCCCGCGGGGCCGTGACCATCGTCATCGCGGAGGAGGGGGACGAGGCCGTCGCCGACTACGCGAACCACATCTTCCGCGTGCCGCAGTCCCCGGTGCTGCTCCAGCC is from Kocuria rosea and encodes:
- a CDS encoding PTS mannitol transporter subunit IICBA, whose amino-acid sequence is MATATTSETTAPAGGRSTAARAHVQRFGTFLSGMIMPNIGAFIAWGLITAFFIEAGFTPFGPLGGFGENAEGEPYTGLVGPMITYLLPLLIAYTGGRMVYDVRGGVVGAIATMGVIVGTDIPMFIGAMLMGPLTAWVMKKVDAIWDGKIKPGFEMLVNNFSAGILAAAMAIFGFFLIGPAVLAFSNAAASAVDFLVTRGLLPLTSILIEPAKVLFLNNAINHGILTPLGTAQALEEGKSILFLLEANPGPGLGILLAYTVFGRGAARASAPGAALIHFVGGIHEIYFPYVLMKPALILAAIAGGMTGIFTLTLFDAGLRAPAAPGSIIAIFAQATTDSYVGVALAVTAATAVSFFVASIILKASKDKGEGDLTEATSRMEGMKGKKSSVSSAIVGTSGGADTGGTPARELADGGPVQRIVFACDAGMGSSAMGASVLRNKVKAAGFADVKVTNAAIANLTDDFDIVVTHQDLATRARPKVPSAAVVTVDNFMGSPRYDEIVEAVQQRNGAAVPAGGGAAAATAGGGGAASGGDTVAADPGEGAGTSGDATILTRDRIVMDGGARNAAQAIDEAGGLLVAAGAVTDAYVASMHEREESVSTFMGNGLAIPHGTNQAKDSIRSSALSVVRYPEGLDWNGKPVTWVIGIAGKDNEHLAILSRVAKIFGNKEKVRQLDEARTADEVLDLLGKVND
- a CDS encoding mannitol-1-phosphate 5-dehydrogenase, producing MKCVHFGAGNIGRGFVGLLMHRSGYEVVFADVAAPLIDALASTPSYTVHEVGAGSRDTVVEGYRALNSADAPESVVAEIATADVVTTAVGAHILKFVAPLVARGIAARPDGASPVAVMACENALSATDLLAEAVRAEYGGEDLDRRAVFANTAVDRIVPQQDGGGLDVVVEQFHEWVIDRTPFAGGEPAIEGATYVDDLVPYIERKLFTVNTGHAACAYFGYRAGRHRIAEAIADPGIRERVAAALAETQALLVAKHGFDEQEHGRYVAKILDRFANEHLPDTVERVGRAPLRKLGRHERFVGPAAELAERGLGTDGLQAAVGAALRFDPADDPEAVRLGELLDTLEPADAVREITGLDAGHPLFPPLEALVADAVRERRG
- the glmS gene encoding glutamine--fructose-6-phosphate transaminase (isomerizing), which gives rise to MCGIVGYVGPSSQRSDVPGSGHDALDVLVEGLRRLEYRGYDSAGVAVVADGTVGFRKKAGKLLNLEQELRDSPLPRSTTGIGHTRWATHGGPSDVNAHPHVVDGGRLAVIHNGIIENFAELKRELIEKGHEFRSETDTEVAAVLLADTYNDLGDQDLTAAMQVACRRLEGAFTLLAVHVDHPGRVVAARRNSPLVLGLGEGENFLGSDVSGFIDYTRSAVELGQDQVVSITADDYEITDFHGNHADGKPFQVLWDAAAAEKGGFPSFMEKEINEQPAAVEQTLMGRTDPDGNLVLDELRIDEAVLRAVDKIVVVACGTAAYAGQVARYAIEHWCRIPTEVELAHEFRYRDPIVNERTLVVALSQSGETMDTLMAVRHAQEQGAKVVAICNTNGSTIPREADAALYTHAGPEIAVASTKAFLAQITAAYLLGLYLAQLRGNKYKDEIGEILAELEAMPAKIQQVIDAQAAVKDLAQSMKDASSVLFLGRHVGFPVALEGALKLKEIAYIHAEGFAAGELKHGPIALIEEGQPVFVIVPSPRGRDSLHAKVVSNIQEIRARGAVTIVIAEEGDEAVADYANHIFRVPQSPVLLQPLLTTVPLQIFACELATAKGYDVDQPRNLAKSVTVE